The genomic segment GGAACCGGCTCAGCGCGGCGACCGGCCTCCGGCTGCCCGCCACCCTCGCCTTCGACTACCCGACGGTGACCGCGCTGGCCACCCACCTGCGCTCACGCCTGACCGGCGCCGCCGAGGTCACCACCTCCCGCGCCCCCGCGCGCGTGGACGACGACCAGATCGCCATCGTCGCGATGAGCTGCCGCTACCCCGGCGGCGTGGACTCCGCCGAGGACCTCTGGCGACTGCTGGAGGAAGGCCGCGACGCGATCTCCGAGTTCCCCGCCGACCGCGGCTGGGACCTGGACCGGTTGTACGACCCGGACCCCGCCAACCCCGGCACCTCCTACGCGCGGCACGGCGGTTTCGTCGACGCCGTCGGCGAATTCGACCCGGCGTTCTTCGGCATCTCACCGCGTGAGGCGCTGTCGATGGACCCGCAGCAGCGGCTACTCCTGGAGACCTCCTGGGAGGCGTTCGAGCGGGCCGGGATCGCGCCGGGCACGCTGCGCGGCAGCCGGACCGGCGTGTTCGCCGGGGTGATGTACAACGACTACAGCCAGCTGCTCGACGCCGTTCCCGCAGATCAGGAAGGGTTCTTCGGCACCGGGAACTCCGCGAGCCTGGTGTCCGGCCGGGTGGCCTACGCGCTCGGCCTGCAGGGGCCCGCGCTCACCGTCGACACGGCCTGTTCGTCGTCACTGCTGAGCATCCACCTCGCGGCGCAGGCGCTGCGCGGCGGCGAATGCGAGCTGGCGCTGGCCGGCGGGGTGACCGTGCTGTCCACGCCCGCCGTTTTCGTCGACTTCAGCAGGCAGCGCGGGCTCGCCGCGGACGGCCGGTGCAAGGCGTTCTCGGCCTCCGCCGACGGCACCGCGATGGGTGAGGGGGCGGGCCTGGTCCTGCTCGAACGCCTTTCGGACGCCCGGCGCAACGGGCACCCGGTGCTGGCGATCCTGCGCGGTAGCGCCGTCAACTCCGATGGCGCGTCGAACGGGCTGACCGCGCCGAACGGCCCGGCTCAGCAGCGGGTGATCCGGCAGGCGCTGGCGTCGGCCGGGTTGTCCGCGGCCGAGGTCGACGTGGTGGAGGCGCACGGCACGGGCACCGAACTGGGCGACCCGATCGAGGCGCAGGCGCTGCTGGCGACCTACGGGCAGGACCGGCCGGAGGACCGGCCGCTGCTGCTCGGGTCGGTGAAATCGAACCTCGGGCACACGCAGGCGGCGGCGGGGGTCGCCGGGGTGATCAAGGCGGTGCTCGCTTTGCGGGCGGGCACGGTGCCGCGGACCCTGCACGCCGACGAGCCGTCGCCGCACGTCGACTGGTCGGCCGGGCACGTCCGGCTGGTCACCGAAGCGACCGCGTGGCCGGAGACCGGACGGCCGCGGCGGGCCGGGGTGTCCTCCTTCGGCATCAGCGGCACGAACGCCCACGTCGTCCTCGAACAAGCCTCTGACCAGCACCTTTCATCCCCCGATCAGCTTTTGCCCGCAAAAGCATCCGGCGGGTTCGTGGGGGTGTCCGGGCGTGATGAGGGGGCGGTGGAGCGGCAGGTTCGGGCGCTGGCGGACGTGCTTCGTGAGCGGGAAGACGTAGGCCCGGCGGAGTTGGGGCACGCGGTCGGGACGACGCGTGAAGCCTTCCGGCATCGCGCGGCGATCATCGCCGAGAGCCGCGAGGAGTGGCTCGAAGCGGCGGCCGACAAGAAGCGGTGGATCACCGGCACGGCCGACGGCGGTCGCGTCGCGGCCTTGTTCACCGGCCAGGGCAGTCAGCGCGTGGGTATGGGCATGCAGCTCCACGCCACCTACCCGGCTTACGCGAAGGCGTTCGACGAGGTGTGTGCGGAGCTCGACCAGCACCTCCCGAATCCGACCGCCGAGGTCATCCAGAGCGCCGAACTCGACCAGACCGGCTACACCCAGCCTGCCCTGTTCGCCGTCGAGGTCGCGTTGTTCCGCCTCTTCGAATCGTGGGGCGTCCGGCCGGACTTCGTCGCCGGGCATTCGGTCGGCGAGCTGGCCGCCGCGCACGTCGCGGGCGTGTTCGACCTGGCCGACGCCGCGAAACTGGTCGCCGCGCGGGGCCGGTTGATGCAGGAGCTGCCCACGGGTGGCGCGATGGTTTCGGTGCGGGCCGCGGAGGCCGACGTGCTGCCGTTGCTCGCGGGCCGGGAGCAGGAGGTGGCGCTCGCCGCGGTCAACGGTCCGGCGTCGGTGGTCCTCTCCGGTGACGAGGCCGCCGTGCTGGAGATCGCCGAAGCGCTCGCCGCCGACGGGCACAAGACCACCCGGTTGAAGGTCAGCCACGCGTTCCACTCGCCGCGGATGCACGCCATGCTCGACGCCTTCGGTGAGCTGGTGAAAACGCTCGAACTCCGGCCGCCGCACCTCCCGTTGATCTCCACGGTCACCGGCGAGGCCGCCACCGAACTGACCACGCCGGACTACTGGATCCGCCAGGCCGCCGCGCCGGTCCGCTTCGGCGACGCCGTGGCGACCCTGCGGGAAAACGGCGTCACCGGCTGGCTGGAGCTGGGGCCGGACGGCGTGCTGTCGGCGATGGTGGCCGAGAGCGGGCCGAAGCCCGCGATGCTGGCCCCCGCGCTGCGCCGCGAGCGCGACGAGGTGCGGACCGTCACCGAAGCACTGGCCACGGCCTACGTGCACGGCGCGGAAGTCGACTGGAACGCGGTCTACCCGTGGCTGGCCGGGCAGCGGCTCGACCTGCCGACCTACCCGTTCCAGCGCACCCGGTACTGGCCCGAGCGGACGCCCGCGCGGCCGGACACCGACCTCGAAACGCTCATCGGCACGCTCGGGCTCGACGCCGAGGACACCGTCGGGGAGCTGCTCGCGCGCCTGCGCCAGGACGACTGGCAGCCGATCCCGGACCCGGACGCGACGCTCTCCGGGCAGTGGCTCGTGGTGGTCCCCGAGGGCGATCACGACGCGTTGCTCGGCACGCTCGCGCGGCAGGGAGCGCAGCTTCGGGTGGTCGTGCACGATCCGGCCGAGAGCCGGGTCCGGCTGGCCCAAAAGCTGGCTGGACCTGCGGACGGAGTACTGAACCTGCTTTTGCCCGCAGAAGCATCCGCCCTGGTCGGGGCGTTGGGGGACGCGGGGGTCGGGGCGCCCGTCTGGGCGGTGGGGGTGAGTCCGGCGGACGGCGGCAACCGGGTCGAGTTGCCTGCCGAGCCGGACGCGAAAGCCCGTGCCCGGCTTTGCGCGGTGCTCGCCGAGCCCGGCGGTCACCGCGAGTTCCGCATCCGCCCCGACGGCATCTATGCGCGCGGCACCAGCACCCAAGAACCGTCTGTCCGCGAAAAGCTCGACGACCTCGAAGGTGCCGAGCTGGGTGACGTGCTCGCGACCGGCGTCCGCAACCTCGTCGCCTCCGTGCTCGGTTACGGCTCCGGCGAGGAGATCGACGTCGAGGCGGACCTGATGGACCTCGGCCTGTCCTCCCTTGCGGCCGTCGAGCTGCGCAACCACCTCACCGAGCTGACCGGGCTCGACCTGCCCGCCGACCTGCTCTACGAGTGCCCCACCCCGGCCGCGCTGACCGAGCGGCTGGCCGCCGAACTGGCCGGCTGACCCCGCAACCGAAGGGAAGATCACCATGTCCACCCAGTGGCAGATCGTGCACGACGCCGAGTCACCGGAGGTCGTGCTCGCCACGGACTTCCCGGTGAGCGGCCGCAACGAGGGCGGCTTCACCGAGCTGGCCCCGCGCCTCGACCTCGACTGCCAGCTCTGGCAGACGGTGCCGCCGGTCGTCGCCCCCGGCACGGACCTGGACCCGGCCGACTACCTGCGCCCGTGGCTGACCGAGATCCGCGAGAGCGGGTACCGCGTCCGCTCGGTGCTCGGCTACTGCGCCGGTTCGGTGTTCGCGGGCGCGCTGGCCCAGGAGATCGCGCGCTGGCAGGACGGTGCGCCGTCGATCGTGGTGTTCGACCCCGAGCTGGTCGACGTGCCGACCGTGCACCTCCAGTTCGGCCGCGTGATCGGCAACATGACCACGGTCCTCGAGGCCGACGAGCTCACCTACATCGAGCAGGAGGCCCAGCGCCTCGCCAAGGCGGACGGGGTCACCCCGGCCGAATTCGCCGCGAACCTGTTCGAGATGTTCCGCCCGCTCGGCGAGAAGGCGCTGGCGCGCACCGGCATGGAGCCGGAGTTCGCCGAGGAGCTGATCTCGCTGGTCGGCTCGTTCATGGCCTACCTGAGCGTCGCGTCGAACATCGACCCGCGACCCGGCTGGGCCCGCGCCACCGCGATCAGCTCGACCAGCCCCGGCAGTGGCCTGAACCGCCTGCGCTCGTCGGGCCAGGGCGGCGAGCCCGGTTTCGTCGCCGAGGAACTGCGCTTCGACGTGGAACACCGTGACCTGCTCCGCACCGACGACGCCGCCAAGGCCGTCGCCGAAATCCTCACCAAGTAAGGAAAAGATGATGACCGGCACCCGGGTCGCGGCCACCGGCAAGGAAGTCAGCCTGTGGCTGCTGGACAAGTTCGTGCCCGAAAGCGGGGTGAACAACCTTTCGCTGGCTTTCGCCGTGGACGGCGAGCTCGACCCCGCGCGGCTGCAGGACACCGTTTCCGCGTTGCTGCGGCGCTTCCAGGTGCTGCGCACGGTCTTCCACGACGAGGAATCCGGGCTGACGAAGGAATTTCTGCCCGCCGAGCAGGTCAAAGTCGCCGTCGAGCAGGTGGCCAGCGACGTGGACGACCTGCCGGAGCAGCTGACCGGGTTCGTCGCGCGCCCGTTCCACGCCGACGGTTCACCGCTGCTGCGCGTGGGCCACTTCCCCCGGCCGGACGGTGACGTCTGCTGCGTCGCCCTGCACCACGGCATCTCCGACGTGCAGTCGACGACGATCCTGCTCCAGGAGTTCGTCGCCTGCTACGACGCGGGCGGCGAACCGGTGCACGCCGACGAGGTACCGGCGTGGACGGAACCCGCGGGCAGCGAGAAGAGCGAGCGGTTCTGGCGCGAGAACATGCGCGGCTTCGACTCCTCGGCCCTCGAACTCCGCTGCGAGCAGCGGGAACCCGGCGACACCACGCTGGACGGCGACGAGGTGACGCACGAGCTGTCCCCGGCGGCGCAGGCCGCGGTGAAGCAGCTGCAGCGCGAGGTCCGCGCGCCGGAATCGGTGGTGCTCCTGGCCGCATACGGCCTGCTGCTCGCCGCCCACGGCGCCGGGCCCGACCTGACCGTCGGTTCGCCGGTCAACACCCGCGACAAGTCGGCGGCCGGCGCGATCGGGTACCACAGCAGCATCCTCACCCTGCGCCTGCTGGTGGATCGCGCGCTGAGCTTCCGCGACCTGGCCGGACACGCGCGGCGCACCTTCTTCGACGCCATGGCGCACGTGGACTTCGCCGCCGACCAGCTCCTCGAAGTGGTCGAGCGCGCCGACTCGTCGTGGCGCAACGTGTTGTTCCGGCACGCGTTCAACTACGTGCCCTTCGACCAGGGCCAGAAGGAGTTCAAGCTCGACGGCGCGCCCGCGCGGCTGCTCGTGGTGGAGAACGGGTCGAGCCAGTTCGACCTGGAGTTCTTCGTGACCTCCAGCCAGGGCTCGCTGGGCGTGCGCGGCGTGTTCTACACCGGCGTGCTCGACCGGGCCGACGTCGAGTCGATGCTCCACCGGTACGACGCGCTGCTGGTCGCCGTCGCCGCGGACGCCGACCGGCCGCTGGGCGAGCTGCCCGTCTGGTCCGAGCGCGACCGCGAAGTGATCGCCGCGGCCAACGACACCGAACGCCCACTGGCCTACGAATCGGTGCTGTCGGCTTTTGCGGGCAAAAGCAGGTCGGGGCCGGACGCGGTGGCGGTGGTGGACGGGAAACACCAGGTCACGTACGCGCAGCTGTGGTCAGCGGCGGTGGCGACCCGCGACCGGCTGGCCGAGACGGGCGTCCGCGGCGGCGACGTGGTGGCGCTCTACGCGCAGCGCGGCCCGGAGCTGGCGGCCTCGGTGTTCGGCGTCTGGCTGGCCGGCGCGGCCTACATGCCGCTCGACCCCAACCACCCCGAGCAGCGCATCCGCTACCAACTGGAGGACTCGGGCGCGCGGACGGTACTGGTCGGCCCCGGCCTGAAAGCCCCGGAAGGCCACGAAGGCACGCCGATGGTCGACGTGGCCACCGCGGCGAGCCAGCCGGTCGAAGCACCCGAGGTCGACCCGCTGAGCACCGCGTACCTGATCTACACCTCGGGCTCGACCGGACGGCCCAAGGGCATCCCCATCCGGCACCGCAGCCTGGCCAACGTCATCGACGGCTACGTCACCGAGTTCGGCTTCACCGCCGAAACCCCGGCGGCCTGGCTGAGCACCTTCAGCTTCGACACCTCGGCGATCGAGTTGATGATGCCGCTGGTCACCGGCGGGCACCTGGTGGTCGCGCCGGACGAGGCCCGCTCCGACGGCGCGGTCCTGCTCGATCTGCTCCAGCGCCACGAGATCCGCTTCCTCCAGGCCACCCCGACCACCTGGCGGCTCGTCGCCGACGTGGTCGCCGAAAAGCTCGACGGCTGCACGCTGCTCACCGGCGGCGAGCCGATCCCGGCGGAGCTGGCCGCGAAACTGGTCGCCACCGGGGCCCGGGTGTTCAACGTCTACGGCCCCACCGAAAGCACGATCTGGGCCACCGCCGGGCGCGTCGAAGCCGGGGTGTCCGGCCGGGTCGATGTCGGCGGGCCGATCGCGAACACCACCGTGTTCATCGAAGGCCCGCACGGCGAGGAACTGCCGCCCGGGCTGCGCGGCGAACTCTGCGTGGCGGGCGTCGGGGTCGGGGAGGGCTACCACGACCGGCCCGAACTGACCGCCGACCGCTTCGGCGAGCACCCCGTGCACGGCCGGTTCTACCGCTCGGGCGACGTGGCCAGGTGGACCCACGACGGCCGCCTCGACCTGCAGGGCAGGCAGGACCGCCAGATCAAGCTGCGCGGCAACCGGATCGAACTCGGCGAGGTCGAAGCCGTGCTGAACGCGCACCCGGCGGTCGAAGCCGCCGCGGTCGTGGTGGTCGGCGACCCCGGCAACGACGGGGTGCTGGCCGCGTTCGTCAAGGGCCTGTCCGCCGGCATCGAGGACCTGTGGGCCCACGCCCGCGAGCTGCTGCCGCGCGCGGTCGTGCCGCACCGGTTCATCCCGATCGAGCAGTTCCCCCGGACCGGCAGCGACAAGGTCGACTACCTCGCGCTGGCGAAGCTCGCCGCCGAACAACCCACGACCGGCCAGGGCGAAGACACCTCGGGAAGCGCGGGCGAACTGGTGGACCAGCTGATCGTCATGTGGCGTGACCTGCTGGGCCGCACCGATCTCGGCGCTCAGTCGCACTTCTTCGCCGAGGGCGGGCATTCGCTGCTCGGCGTGCAGCTCGCCCAGCGGGTCAAGGGCGAGCTGGGCGTGCGCCTCAAGCTCACCGACGTCTTCGAGCACCCGACGCCGACCGCACTGGCGGCTCGCATCACCGAATCCCGTTAGCAGGAAAGGACAACTCATGGAGATCGCCAAACTCGCGGTGAGCGGCTGGTTCGCCAGGGCGCTGGGCGTGGCCGCCGAACTGGGCCTCGCGGACATCCTCGACGGCGGTGCGATGTCGTCCGAGGAACTGGCCCGCCGCACCGGTTCGCACCCGGACGTCATGCTCCGCCTGTTGCAGATGCTGACCGTGCCGGGCGTGGTGGTGCGCGACGACAACGGTGACTTCAAGATAGGCGAGGCGTTCGAGGCGCTGCGCTCGGACCACCCGATCTCGCAGCGCAACTTCGCCATCCTCTCGGCGGGCCTCTACGACGACGCTTTCGCCGAACTGGGCTACACCGTGCGCACCGGCAAGTCCGGGTTCGAGAAGCGCTTCGGCGCCACGCTGTACGAATACCTCGAGCAGCAGCCGGAAACCGCGGACCTGTTCGACCGCGGCATGGTCGACCTGGCGC from the Amycolatopsis magusensis genome contains:
- a CDS encoding non-ribosomal peptide synthetase — encoded protein: MTGTRVAATGKEVSLWLLDKFVPESGVNNLSLAFAVDGELDPARLQDTVSALLRRFQVLRTVFHDEESGLTKEFLPAEQVKVAVEQVASDVDDLPEQLTGFVARPFHADGSPLLRVGHFPRPDGDVCCVALHHGISDVQSTTILLQEFVACYDAGGEPVHADEVPAWTEPAGSEKSERFWRENMRGFDSSALELRCEQREPGDTTLDGDEVTHELSPAAQAAVKQLQREVRAPESVVLLAAYGLLLAAHGAGPDLTVGSPVNTRDKSAAGAIGYHSSILTLRLLVDRALSFRDLAGHARRTFFDAMAHVDFAADQLLEVVERADSSWRNVLFRHAFNYVPFDQGQKEFKLDGAPARLLVVENGSSQFDLEFFVTSSQGSLGVRGVFYTGVLDRADVESMLHRYDALLVAVAADADRPLGELPVWSERDREVIAAANDTERPLAYESVLSAFAGKSRSGPDAVAVVDGKHQVTYAQLWSAAVATRDRLAETGVRGGDVVALYAQRGPELAASVFGVWLAGAAYMPLDPNHPEQRIRYQLEDSGARTVLVGPGLKAPEGHEGTPMVDVATAASQPVEAPEVDPLSTAYLIYTSGSTGRPKGIPIRHRSLANVIDGYVTEFGFTAETPAAWLSTFSFDTSAIELMMPLVTGGHLVVAPDEARSDGAVLLDLLQRHEIRFLQATPTTWRLVADVVAEKLDGCTLLTGGEPIPAELAAKLVATGARVFNVYGPTESTIWATAGRVEAGVSGRVDVGGPIANTTVFIEGPHGEELPPGLRGELCVAGVGVGEGYHDRPELTADRFGEHPVHGRFYRSGDVARWTHDGRLDLQGRQDRQIKLRGNRIELGEVEAVLNAHPAVEAAAVVVVGDPGNDGVLAAFVKGLSAGIEDLWAHARELLPRAVVPHRFIPIEQFPRTGSDKVDYLALAKLAAEQPTTGQGEDTSGSAGELVDQLIVMWRDLLGRTDLGAQSHFFAEGGHSLLGVQLAQRVKGELGVRLKLTDVFEHPTPTALAARITESR